One genomic window of Punica granatum isolate Tunisia-2019 chromosome 1, ASM765513v2, whole genome shotgun sequence includes the following:
- the LOC116187409 gene encoding cadmium-induced protein AS8 isoform X1: MVTSNGFIFFISSADNSVGMIIKGLLRRYERWNPVHPTIGAFWGMGFGFGCGVGWGPGLGPEVIGYVGAGCGVGFSVGFTMAGVGIGLPANYLFEVPYNVVKATRSAVEFGWSGGFLSWKSIPVGRWNLIAPHVSLLHAEASRKLSNFKQQNFLSTRANLFVPLQSESAWKSLQTFSSHRFQPREGPRG, translated from the exons ATGGTAACGTCCAACggcttcatcttcttcatctcctctGCTGACAACTCG GTAGGGATGATCATCAAAGGCTTGTTGAGGAGGTATGAAAGATGGAACCCTGTGCACCCAACCATTGGAGCCTTCTGGGGCATGGGCTTTGGTTTCGGATGTGGCGTTGGTTGGGGGCCTGGGCTCGGCCCTGAGGTGATTGGCTATGTTGGAGCTGGGTGTGGTGTTGGTTTCAGTGTTGGCTTCACGATGGCTGGCGTTGGCATTGGTCTTCCTGCAAATTACCTCTTTGAAGTACCTTATAACG TTGTTAAGGCGACTAGAAGTGCAGTGGAATTTGGATGGTCCGGTGGATTTCTTTCATGGAAAAGCATTCCTGTAGGACGCTGGAACCTGATTGCACCTCATGTTTCTCTCCTTCATGCAGAGGCCAGTAGAAAGCTGTCAAACTTTAAGCAACAAAATTTCCTTAGCACTCGAGCCAACTTATTTGTTCCTTTACAATCAGAGTCTGCTTGGAAAAGTTTACAAACATTCAGCAGTCATCGTTTCCAGCCACGTGAAG GTCCAAGAGGTTAA
- the LOC116187409 gene encoding cadmium-induced protein AS8 isoform X3, with protein MIIKGLLRRYERWNPVHPTIGAFWGMGFGFGCGVGWGPGLGPEVIGYVGAGCGVGFSVGFTMAGVGIGLPANYLFEVPYNVVKATRSAVEFGWSGGFLSWKSIPVGRWNLIAPHVSLLHAEASRKLSNFKQQNFLSTRANLFVPLQSESAWKSLQTFSSHRFQPREGPRG; from the exons ATGATCATCAAAGGCTTGTTGAGGAGGTATGAAAGATGGAACCCTGTGCACCCAACCATTGGAGCCTTCTGGGGCATGGGCTTTGGTTTCGGATGTGGCGTTGGTTGGGGGCCTGGGCTCGGCCCTGAGGTGATTGGCTATGTTGGAGCTGGGTGTGGTGTTGGTTTCAGTGTTGGCTTCACGATGGCTGGCGTTGGCATTGGTCTTCCTGCAAATTACCTCTTTGAAGTACCTTATAACG TTGTTAAGGCGACTAGAAGTGCAGTGGAATTTGGATGGTCCGGTGGATTTCTTTCATGGAAAAGCATTCCTGTAGGACGCTGGAACCTGATTGCACCTCATGTTTCTCTCCTTCATGCAGAGGCCAGTAGAAAGCTGTCAAACTTTAAGCAACAAAATTTCCTTAGCACTCGAGCCAACTTATTTGTTCCTTTACAATCAGAGTCTGCTTGGAAAAGTTTACAAACATTCAGCAGTCATCGTTTCCAGCCACGTGAAG GTCCAAGAGGTTAA
- the LOC116187409 gene encoding cadmium-induced protein AS8 isoform X4, with the protein MVTSNGFIFFISSADNSVGMIIKGLLRRYERWNPVHPTIGAFWGMGFGFGCGVGWGPGLGPEVIGYVGAGCGVGFSVGFTMAGVGIGLPANYLFEVPYNEASRKLSNFKQQNFLSTRANLFVPLQSESAWKSLQTFSSHRFQPREGPRG; encoded by the exons ATGGTAACGTCCAACggcttcatcttcttcatctcctctGCTGACAACTCG GTAGGGATGATCATCAAAGGCTTGTTGAGGAGGTATGAAAGATGGAACCCTGTGCACCCAACCATTGGAGCCTTCTGGGGCATGGGCTTTGGTTTCGGATGTGGCGTTGGTTGGGGGCCTGGGCTCGGCCCTGAGGTGATTGGCTATGTTGGAGCTGGGTGTGGTGTTGGTTTCAGTGTTGGCTTCACGATGGCTGGCGTTGGCATTGGTCTTCCTGCAAATTACCTCTTTGAAGTACCTTATAACG AGGCCAGTAGAAAGCTGTCAAACTTTAAGCAACAAAATTTCCTTAGCACTCGAGCCAACTTATTTGTTCCTTTACAATCAGAGTCTGCTTGGAAAAGTTTACAAACATTCAGCAGTCATCGTTTCCAGCCACGTGAAG GTCCAAGAGGTTAA
- the LOC116187409 gene encoding cadmium-induced protein AS8 isoform X2 — MVGMIIKGLLRRYERWNPVHPTIGAFWGMGFGFGCGVGWGPGLGPEVIGYVGAGCGVGFSVGFTMAGVGIGLPANYLFEVPYNVVKATRSAVEFGWSGGFLSWKSIPVGRWNLIAPHVSLLHAEASRKLSNFKQQNFLSTRANLFVPLQSESAWKSLQTFSSHRFQPREGPRG; from the exons ATG GTAGGGATGATCATCAAAGGCTTGTTGAGGAGGTATGAAAGATGGAACCCTGTGCACCCAACCATTGGAGCCTTCTGGGGCATGGGCTTTGGTTTCGGATGTGGCGTTGGTTGGGGGCCTGGGCTCGGCCCTGAGGTGATTGGCTATGTTGGAGCTGGGTGTGGTGTTGGTTTCAGTGTTGGCTTCACGATGGCTGGCGTTGGCATTGGTCTTCCTGCAAATTACCTCTTTGAAGTACCTTATAACG TTGTTAAGGCGACTAGAAGTGCAGTGGAATTTGGATGGTCCGGTGGATTTCTTTCATGGAAAAGCATTCCTGTAGGACGCTGGAACCTGATTGCACCTCATGTTTCTCTCCTTCATGCAGAGGCCAGTAGAAAGCTGTCAAACTTTAAGCAACAAAATTTCCTTAGCACTCGAGCCAACTTATTTGTTCCTTTACAATCAGAGTCTGCTTGGAAAAGTTTACAAACATTCAGCAGTCATCGTTTCCAGCCACGTGAAG GTCCAAGAGGTTAA